One Methylosinus sp. LW4 genomic region harbors:
- a CDS encoding alpha/beta hydrolase family protein, with amino-acid sequence MPITLRALIFVSALFFGAAAQAAPAARNAPVEVSSGVKYELVARWDVHRLNQILQTDTPKFAGVKVDYTPARNGVKLYRITYSSVMPEKGNAPTVASGLLAVPDTKETSFPMVSYQHGTVYGRHEVPSFAEDSPETQLMIAQFAGQGYAVIGADYFGLGVSQEPEGYMVKASHQQACYDLLVASHSVLDHLKLKSDKLFLSGWSQGGFVTMAFLEKLESAGVAVRGAATASAPLDLFAAMEGFLDFPRPNDAVWLNSIFILSAFSYENYYGVPGLARSLFAEEHYDIAKKAYDREPIDPAAVPTDLRKLIKPDYFDPHYFANSAFGRLIAATQAYRWVIKSPVRNYYGEADEAITQGVGRMAMTYAQAFGSGNKVVEAVSTGPTTHRGTFVTAVPQWKAWFDGR; translated from the coding sequence ATGCCGATCACTCTTCGCGCGCTGATCTTCGTCTCGGCGCTGTTCTTCGGCGCGGCCGCGCAGGCGGCGCCCGCCGCGCGAAATGCGCCGGTCGAAGTCTCTTCCGGCGTGAAATACGAGCTGGTGGCGCGCTGGGACGTCCATCGGCTGAATCAGATTTTGCAGACCGACACGCCGAAATTCGCGGGCGTCAAAGTGGACTACACGCCGGCGCGCAATGGCGTGAAGCTGTACAGAATCACCTATTCCTCCGTCATGCCGGAGAAGGGCAACGCCCCGACCGTCGCCTCCGGCCTGCTCGCCGTGCCGGACACGAAGGAGACCTCGTTTCCGATGGTCTCCTACCAGCATGGCACCGTCTACGGGCGCCACGAGGTTCCGTCCTTCGCCGAGGACTCTCCCGAGACGCAGCTGATGATCGCGCAATTCGCCGGGCAGGGCTACGCTGTGATCGGCGCCGATTATTTCGGCCTCGGCGTCTCGCAGGAGCCGGAGGGCTATATGGTCAAGGCCAGCCATCAGCAGGCCTGCTACGATCTGCTGGTCGCCAGTCATAGCGTGCTCGACCATTTGAAGCTGAAGAGCGACAAGCTCTTTCTCTCGGGCTGGTCGCAGGGCGGCTTCGTCACCATGGCCTTTTTGGAGAAGCTCGAGAGCGCGGGCGTCGCCGTGCGCGGCGCGGCCACCGCCAGCGCGCCGCTGGATCTCTTCGCCGCCATGGAGGGCTTTCTCGACTTTCCGCGGCCCAACGACGCCGTCTGGCTGAACAGCATCTTCATCCTCTCGGCCTTTTCCTATGAGAATTACTATGGCGTTCCGGGCCTCGCCCGCTCGCTCTTCGCCGAGGAGCATTACGACATCGCCAAAAAGGCCTATGACCGCGAGCCGATCGATCCCGCGGCCGTGCCGACCGATCTGCGCAAGCTCATCAAGCCGGATTATTTCGATCCGCATTATTTCGCCAATTCGGCCTTCGGCCGGCTGATCGCGGCGACGCAGGCCTATCGCTGGGTGATAAAATCGCCGGTTCGCAACTATTACGGGGAGGCGGACGAGGCGATCACGCAGGGCGTCGGCCGCATGGCGATGACCTATGCGCAGGCTTTCGGCTCCGGCAATAAGGTCGTCGAGGCCGTTTCCACCGGACCGACGACGCATCGCGGCACTTTCGTGACCGCGGTCCCGCAATGGAAGGCCTGGTTCGACGGCCGTTGA
- the rpsF gene encoding 30S ribosomal protein S6, which produces MALYEHIYLARQDVSPQQVEALTTQFKGIITSLGGKVTKTEYWGVKSLAYRIKKNRKAHFTLLNIDAPPAALAEVERQQGLSEDVLRFLTLRVDALEEGPSAQLRKRDDDDRGDRRGPGGPRPDRGDRGDRGDRRPRRDEPRAEGETF; this is translated from the coding sequence ATGGCTCTCTACGAGCATATCTATCTTGCGCGCCAGGACGTTTCGCCCCAGCAGGTGGAAGCGCTGACGACGCAGTTCAAGGGCATCATCACGTCGCTCGGCGGCAAGGTGACCAAGACCGAATATTGGGGCGTGAAGTCCCTCGCGTATCGGATCAAGAAGAACCGCAAGGCGCATTTCACCCTTCTCAACATCGACGCCCCGCCGGCGGCTCTCGCCGAGGTCGAGCGTCAGCAGGGCCTGAGCGAGGACGTGCTGCGCTTCCTCACTCTGCGCGTCGACGCGCTGGAGGAGGGCCCCTCCGCACAGCTGCGCAAGCGTGACGACGACGACCGTGGCGACCGCCGCGGCCCCGGCGGCCCGCGCCCCGACCGTGGCGATAGAGGCGACCGTGGCGACCGTCGCCCGCGCCGTGACGAACCCCGCGCCGAAGGAGAGACTTTCTGA
- the panB gene encoding 3-methyl-2-oxobutanoate hydroxymethyltransferase translates to MAAGRFVEMKKRGEKFVVLTAYDAPTARLEAEAGVDILMIGDSVGTNVLGYASEREVTLDDMAHHIAAVRRGAPGVYLIGDLPFATYESEAQALASAARLAQAGADCVKFEGARPEIVRALKREGYEVCCHIGLESQHQEGKRRQGKTAEAAAKLLADALALDAAGADFLVLELIPRELAAKITERLRAPTIGIGAGADCDAQVLVVHDLAALGTRDFKHNRRYVELGAALRAAIAAYAQDVREGRFPAEENGFSMEAAELTALEKIIA, encoded by the coding sequence ATGGCGGCCGGCCGTTTCGTCGAGATGAAGAAGCGCGGCGAGAAATTCGTCGTGCTGACCGCCTATGACGCGCCGACCGCGCGGCTCGAGGCGGAGGCGGGCGTCGATATCCTCATGATCGGCGACAGCGTCGGCACCAATGTGCTGGGCTACGCCAGCGAGCGCGAGGTGACGCTGGACGATATGGCGCATCACATCGCCGCCGTGCGCCGCGGCGCGCCGGGCGTCTATTTGATCGGCGACCTTCCTTTCGCGACTTATGAGAGCGAGGCGCAAGCGCTCGCCAGCGCCGCGCGTCTCGCGCAGGCAGGCGCCGATTGCGTGAAATTCGAAGGCGCACGGCCGGAAATCGTGCGCGCGCTGAAGCGCGAGGGCTATGAGGTCTGCTGCCACATCGGGCTCGAGTCGCAGCATCAGGAGGGCAAGCGCCGCCAGGGCAAGACGGCGGAAGCCGCGGCCAAGCTCCTCGCCGACGCGCTGGCGCTGGATGCGGCGGGCGCCGATTTCCTCGTTCTCGAGCTGATCCCGCGCGAGCTCGCGGCGAAGATCACAGAGCGCCTGCGCGCGCCGACGATCGGCATTGGCGCCGGCGCCGATTGCGACGCGCAAGTGCTGGTCGTGCATGATCTCGCGGCGCTGGGAACGCGCGACTTCAAGCATAATCGCCGCTATGTGGAGCTGGGCGCGGCGCTGCGCGCGGCTATCGCCGCTTACGCGCAGGACGTTCGCGAGGGGCGCTTTCCGGCCGAGGAGAATGGCTTCTCCATGGAGGCGGCGGAGCTGACGGCATTGGAAAAGATCATCGCATGA
- a CDS encoding ATP-binding protein, producing the protein MSEEAKLALLERIAAALERLAPPPPRAVDFSSAEAFVWRARGEFSAVAEINRVDLSLLEGVERQRDQLIDNTRRFARGLPANNALLWGARGMGKSSLVKAVHATIAREKECARPLKLIEIHREDIESLPILLSSLREKPFGFLLFCDDLSFDAAETSYKSLKSALEGGVEGRPRNALFYATSNRRHLLPRDMMENERSSAINPGEAVEEKVSLSDRFGLWLGFHNCSQAEYLAMIFGYARHHGLDAPQETIEREALEWSITRGARSGRVAWQYVQDLAGRLGKRLDG; encoded by the coding sequence ATGTCGGAAGAAGCCAAGCTCGCATTGCTCGAGCGCATCGCCGCCGCGCTGGAGCGGCTCGCCCCGCCGCCGCCGCGCGCGGTGGATTTTTCCAGCGCCGAGGCCTTCGTCTGGCGGGCGCGCGGAGAATTCTCCGCCGTCGCGGAGATCAATCGCGTCGATCTCTCGCTGCTCGAGGGCGTCGAGCGGCAGCGCGATCAGCTCATCGACAACACGCGCCGCTTCGCGCGCGGGCTGCCGGCCAACAATGCGCTGCTATGGGGCGCGCGCGGCATGGGCAAATCCTCGCTCGTCAAAGCCGTGCATGCGACGATCGCGCGCGAGAAGGAATGCGCGCGGCCGCTGAAGCTCATCGAGATTCATCGCGAGGACATAGAGAGCCTGCCCATTCTGCTCTCCTCCCTGCGTGAAAAGCCGTTCGGCTTTCTGCTCTTTTGCGACGATCTCTCCTTCGACGCCGCGGAGACGAGCTATAAATCGTTGAAGTCCGCGCTCGAGGGCGGCGTCGAGGGGCGGCCGCGCAATGCGCTTTTCTACGCCACCTCCAACCGTCGCCATCTGCTGCCGCGCGACATGATGGAGAATGAGCGCTCCTCCGCCATCAATCCCGGCGAGGCGGTGGAGGAGAAGGTCTCGCTCTCCGATCGCTTCGGCCTCTGGCTCGGCTTCCACAATTGCAGCCAGGCCGAATATCTCGCCATGATTTTCGGCTACGCCCGCCATCACGGGCTCGACGCGCCACAGGAGACGATCGAGCGCGAGGCGCTGGAATGGTCCATCACGCGCGGCGCGCGCTCCGGCCGCGTGGCGTGGCAATATGTGCAGGACCTCGCCGGCAGGCTCGGCAAGCGGCTCGACGGCTGA
- the hemH gene encoding ferrochelatase produces MSASRIGLLLVNLGTPQGADYWSVRRYLREFLSDRRVVDLPPLLWRPILESFVLTFRPRRSARAYRSVWNEERDEGPLKTITRAQAEKLGARFTEQNVIVDFAMRYAGPSIGEKIDALRAEGCERILLFPLYPQYAASTTASVFDETARALALLREQPTLRIVPPFYDDSAYIEALAASTRAQLAALDFTPDVLIASFHGLPQAQIDRGDPYRRHCETTYDRLRAALGMSTQHLRLAFQSRFGRAQWIGPYTANVLQELAQSGVKRVAVLTPGFVSDCLETLEEIGVELRHSYLTAGGEKFARLDCLNDSDDGLRALETIARRELAGWLDS; encoded by the coding sequence ATGAGCGCGTCTCGCATCGGGCTTCTGCTCGTCAATCTCGGCACGCCGCAGGGCGCCGATTATTGGTCGGTGCGGCGCTATTTGCGCGAGTTTCTGTCGGATCGCCGCGTCGTCGATCTGCCGCCGCTGCTGTGGCGCCCCATTCTCGAGAGCTTCGTGCTCACCTTTCGGCCGCGCCGCTCCGCGCGCGCCTATCGCTCCGTCTGGAACGAGGAGCGCGACGAAGGCCCGCTGAAGACGATCACCCGCGCGCAGGCGGAAAAGCTCGGCGCGCGCTTCACGGAACAGAATGTCATCGTCGATTTCGCCATGCGCTACGCCGGGCCGTCCATCGGCGAGAAGATCGACGCGCTGCGCGCCGAGGGCTGCGAGCGTATCTTGCTGTTTCCGCTCTATCCGCAATATGCCGCCTCGACGACGGCCTCCGTCTTCGACGAAACGGCCCGCGCGCTGGCGCTGCTGCGCGAGCAGCCGACATTGCGCATCGTCCCGCCCTTCTATGACGATTCCGCCTATATAGAAGCGCTCGCCGCCTCGACGCGCGCGCAGCTCGCTGCGCTCGATTTTACGCCGGATGTTCTGATCGCCTCTTTCCACGGCCTGCCGCAAGCGCAGATCGATCGCGGCGATCCCTATCGCCGCCATTGCGAGACGACATACGATCGTCTGCGCGCCGCGCTCGGCATGTCGACGCAGCATTTGCGTCTCGCCTTTCAATCGCGCTTCGGCCGCGCGCAATGGATCGGCCCCTATACGGCCAATGTGCTGCAAGAGCTGGCGCAGAGCGGCGTGAAACGCGTCGCCGTGCTGACGCCAGGCTTCGTCTCCGATTGTCTGGAAACGCTCGAGGAGATCGGCGTCGAGCTACGCCATTCTTATTTGACAGCCGGCGGCGAAAAATTCGCGCGGCTCGACTGCCTCAACGACAGCGACGATGGATTGCGCGCGCTGGAGACGATCGCGCGGCGAGAGCTCGCCGGCTGGCTGGACTCGTGA
- a CDS encoding L,D-transpeptidase, with protein sequence MGMISTWARCAGAIAFGLVLSGSAQAANPFDRGPVADFVNNFRLQSIPSQEVVWSHPQYKKGTIVVSTKERRLYYVLGPTRAIEYGVGVGREGFTWSGVKTITAKKEWPDWRPPAAMLKRRPDLPRYMAGGQDNPLGARALYLGSSEYRIHGSNEGDTIGEAVSSGCIRMTNHDVADLYDRVKVGTRVVVLK encoded by the coding sequence ATGGGCATGATCTCGACCTGGGCGCGCTGCGCGGGAGCTATCGCATTCGGCCTCGTCCTTTCGGGGAGCGCGCAGGCGGCCAATCCTTTCGATCGCGGCCCGGTCGCGGATTTCGTCAACAACTTCCGCCTGCAGTCGATCCCGAGCCAGGAGGTCGTCTGGAGCCATCCGCAATATAAGAAGGGCACGATCGTCGTCTCCACCAAGGAGCGGCGGCTCTATTATGTGCTCGGCCCGACGCGAGCGATCGAATATGGCGTCGGCGTCGGCCGCGAGGGCTTCACCTGGTCCGGCGTGAAGACGATCACCGCCAAGAAGGAATGGCCCGACTGGCGCCCGCCGGCCGCCATGCTGAAGCGCCGGCCGGATCTGCCCCGCTATATGGCGGGCGGCCAGGACAATCCGCTCGGCGCGCGCGCGCTCTATCTCGGCTCCAGCGAATATCGCATCCACGGCTCCAATGAGGGCGACACGATTGGCGAGGCGGTCTCCTCCGGCTGCATCCGCATGACCAATCACGACGTCGCCGATCTCTATGATCGGGTGAAGGTCGGAACCCGCGTGGTCGTGCTGAAATGA
- the rpsR gene encoding 30S ribosomal protein S18, producing the protein MSAAARRPFFRRRKSCPFSGANAPKIDYKDTRLLSRYISERGKIVPSRITAVSAKKQRELAQAIKRARFLGLLPYVIR; encoded by the coding sequence ATGAGCGCCGCAGCACGCCGCCCCTTCTTCCGCCGCCGCAAGTCCTGCCCCTTCTCCGGCGCCAACGCCCCGAAGATCGACTATAAGGACACGCGCCTGCTCTCGCGCTACATCTCCGAGCGCGGCAAGATCGTGCCCTCGCGCATCACGGCCGTCTCGGCCAAGAAGCAGCGCGAGCTGGCCCAGGCCATCAAGCGCGCCCGCTTCCTCGGCCTTCTGCCTTATGTGATCCGCTGA
- a CDS encoding cyclic peptide export ABC transporter, with amino-acid sequence MRNRFLLRASARLLAPYKRQALAAALTGGASSLATVGVLAMIERALGNGLAAAEIAIFAGLCAAILAGEIVANRANSEVVQGAVADLRKELVDKILCAPVAALERLQRHRIVTALNHDVDEICQFVRGLPFLFVSVLTALGCAAYLVFLSWRLALVALAFAGLPIYLMRRALSSGFEIFDAERRARDELQKDYDALIEGAKELRLNRVRRAVFRNDRLFARIERIRDLTTRNFVIFSTVEAIDTTSIFIVIGALTAAQSALGEAPATTGTFIVALLYLRAPVNNMIAYVPLFGRAATSFRRVVDLSESFTTAEPRLVESAAQPPSPFFGSVELRGVTFQYSQEENVAGFTLGPADFHIRPGEIVFIVGENGGGKTTLLKLILGVYPPTSGEILVDGRPVSDAERDDYRQLFSAVFFDYFLFDDVSVSQESAAAAQDYLALMEISEKTAIENGVYTTTALSAGQRKRLALVSAFAEGRPVMVFDEWAAEQDPAFRRAFYREILPDLKRRGKTLVVISHDDRYFDAADRIVTISGGKISAEA; translated from the coding sequence ATGCGGAACAGGTTTCTTCTGCGTGCGTCCGCTCGTCTGCTCGCACCCTATAAAAGGCAGGCTCTCGCCGCGGCGCTTACGGGCGGCGCGTCGAGCCTCGCGACGGTCGGCGTTCTCGCCATGATCGAACGCGCCCTCGGCAATGGCCTCGCCGCCGCCGAGATCGCGATTTTCGCTGGGCTCTGCGCGGCGATTCTCGCAGGCGAAATCGTCGCGAACCGCGCGAACAGCGAGGTCGTCCAGGGCGCCGTCGCCGATCTTCGCAAGGAGCTGGTCGACAAGATTCTCTGCGCGCCGGTCGCGGCGCTCGAGCGCTTGCAGCGGCATCGCATCGTCACCGCGCTCAATCACGACGTCGACGAAATCTGCCAGTTCGTGCGCGGACTTCCCTTTCTATTCGTGTCCGTGCTCACCGCGCTCGGCTGCGCGGCCTATCTCGTCTTTTTGTCCTGGCGCCTCGCGCTGGTCGCCCTCGCCTTCGCCGGCCTGCCGATCTATCTCATGCGGCGCGCCCTTTCGAGCGGCTTCGAGATATTCGACGCGGAACGACGCGCGCGCGACGAGCTGCAGAAGGATTATGACGCGCTGATCGAGGGCGCGAAGGAGTTGCGCCTCAATCGCGTGCGGCGCGCTGTTTTCCGCAATGATCGGCTGTTTGCGCGGATCGAGCGCATACGCGATTTGACCACCCGCAATTTCGTGATCTTCTCCACTGTCGAGGCGATCGACACGACCTCCATCTTCATCGTCATCGGCGCGCTGACCGCGGCGCAATCGGCGCTGGGGGAAGCGCCCGCGACGACAGGGACGTTCATCGTCGCGCTCCTCTATTTGCGCGCGCCCGTCAATAACATGATCGCCTATGTCCCATTGTTCGGCCGTGCGGCGACGTCGTTTCGCCGCGTCGTCGATCTCTCCGAGAGCTTCACGACGGCGGAGCCGCGGCTCGTCGAAAGCGCAGCGCAGCCGCCTTCGCCGTTCTTCGGCTCGGTGGAATTGCGCGGCGTGACCTTTCAATATTCGCAGGAGGAGAATGTCGCCGGCTTCACGCTCGGCCCGGCGGATTTTCACATTCGCCCCGGCGAGATCGTGTTCATCGTCGGCGAGAATGGCGGCGGCAAGACCACGCTGCTCAAGCTCATTCTCGGCGTCTATCCGCCGACGAGCGGCGAAATTCTCGTTGACGGCCGGCCGGTCTCCGACGCCGAGCGCGACGATTATCGCCAGCTCTTCTCCGCCGTTTTCTTCGACTATTTCCTTTTCGACGATGTGAGCGTCTCGCAGGAGTCGGCCGCCGCGGCGCAGGATTATCTCGCGCTCATGGAGATTTCGGAAAAGACCGCGATCGAGAATGGCGTCTATACGACAACGGCGCTCTCCGCCGGCCAGCGCAAGCGTCTCGCGCTCGTGTCCGCCTTCGCCGAGGGGCGGCCGGTGATGGTCTTCGACGAATGGGCGGCGGAGCAGGACCCTGCGTTTCGTCGCGCTTTCTATCGCGAGATTCTTCCCGATCTGAAGCGGCGCGGCAAGACGCTCGTCGTCATCTCGCATGACGACCGCTATTTCGACGCCGCCGACCGCATCGTCACGATCAGCGGCGGAAAGATTTCCGCAGAAGCCTGA
- a CDS encoding sensor histidine kinase has product MSEAATADDWRRLAFDETVAGLVLVDQRGVIIGANPCARRMFGYGSEAEVIGLPFARLLPQASPWSGGSGLGLEGVRRDGAHFPVDARFSAIARDGESLILATIVDLCETSAEGAALIAHAEELERLNERLARFAFVASQDLQEPLRKIADFGDLMEQAISRGAHEEIVRANSVMRFSALRARALVQDLLSFSRIVNDELELAALDLREAIALSLAAVSSTIAETGARVEIDLPEVSITADATQFQRLVQNILANAIKYRKPGQPAAIDIRGFCDESSLCLAIADDGIGFEAQYAQKIFEPLKQLHSKVDYPGSGVGLAICKAIADRHGWRLSVEAEPGVGATFFIVLPLREASA; this is encoded by the coding sequence ATGTCGGAGGCCGCGACGGCCGACGATTGGCGTCGACTCGCATTCGACGAGACGGTCGCGGGCCTCGTGCTCGTCGACCAGCGCGGCGTCATCATCGGCGCCAATCCCTGCGCGCGGCGCATGTTCGGCTATGGCTCAGAGGCGGAGGTCATCGGCCTGCCATTCGCCCGCCTTCTGCCGCAGGCGTCGCCATGGAGCGGCGGCTCCGGCCTCGGCCTGGAGGGCGTCCGCCGCGACGGCGCGCATTTTCCGGTCGATGCGCGCTTCTCCGCCATTGCGCGCGACGGCGAGTCGCTCATTCTGGCGACGATCGTCGATCTCTGCGAGACGAGCGCAGAGGGGGCCGCGCTCATCGCCCATGCGGAGGAGCTGGAGCGGCTCAATGAGCGCCTCGCGCGTTTCGCCTTCGTTGCCTCGCAGGATCTTCAGGAGCCGCTGCGCAAGATCGCCGATTTCGGCGATCTGATGGAGCAGGCGATCTCCCGCGGCGCGCATGAGGAGATCGTCCGCGCCAATAGCGTCATGCGCTTTTCCGCGCTGCGGGCGCGCGCGCTGGTGCAGGATCTTCTGTCCTTCTCGCGCATCGTGAACGACGAGCTGGAGCTCGCCGCGCTCGATCTGCGCGAGGCCATCGCGCTTTCGCTGGCCGCGGTGTCGTCGACGATCGCAGAGACCGGCGCGCGGGTGGAGATCGATCTGCCCGAGGTCTCCATCACAGCCGACGCCACGCAATTTCAGCGGCTGGTGCAGAATATTCTGGCCAACGCCATCAAATACAGAAAGCCCGGCCAGCCGGCGGCGATCGACATAAGGGGCTTTTGCGACGAGAGCTCGCTCTGCCTCGCCATCGCGGACGACGGCATCGGCTTCGAGGCGCAATATGCGCAGAAGATCTTCGAGCCGCTGAAGCAATTGCACAGCAAGGTCGATTATCCGGGCTCGGGCGTCGGCCTCGCCATTTGCAAGGCGATCGCCGATCGCCATGGCTGGCGCCTCAGCGTCGAGGCGGAGCCCGGCGTCGGCGCGACCTTCTTCATCGTGCTGCCGTTGCGCGAAGCGAGCGCGTAG